Proteins encoded within one genomic window of Fragaria vesca subsp. vesca linkage group LG1, FraVesHawaii_1.0, whole genome shotgun sequence:
- the LOC101293715 gene encoding 3-dehydroquinate synthase-like, with product MASTANPFSISLSSKPTAKPSLFNPSEQLSLRVQTHGVGPLRSSNCSVKLTVAKSKSKIMATSAQVVDQPPSKTGAAAMEVVEVGLGDRSYPIYIGSGLLNQPELLQRHVHGKRVLVVTNTRVAPLYLEKVVDALTKDNPNVTVESVILPDGEKYKDMDTLMKVFDKAIESRLDRRCTFVALGGGVVGDMCGYAAASFLRGVNFIQIPTTVMAQVDSSVGGKTGINHPLGKNLIGAFYQPQCVLIDTDTLDTLPDRELASGLAEVIKYGLIRDAEFFEWQERNMDALIARDPNALAYAIKRSCENKAEVVSLDEKEGGVRATLNLGHTFGHAIETGVGYGKWFHGEAVAAGMIMAVDMSYRLGWIDDSLVKRVHNIVKQANLPTSPPESVTVETFKAVMAVDKKVADGLLRLILLKGPLGNCVFTGDYDRKALDETLHAFCKS from the exons ATGGCCTCCACAGCCAACCCCTTCTCCATCTCCCTCTCCTCCAAGCCCACCGCCAAACCCTCACTCTTCAACCCGTCGGAGCAGCTCTCTCTTCGCGTTCAAACCCACGGCGTCGGGCCTCTCCGCTCTTCGAATTGCTCCGTCAAGCTGACCGTAGCGAAATCCAAGTCCAAGATAATGGCGACTTCGGCGCAGGTGGTGGATCAACCGCCGAGTAAAACGGGCGCGGCGGCTATGGAGGTGGTGGAGGTCGGTTTGGGTGATCGGAGCTACCCGATTTACATTGGATCCGGACTCCTAAATCAACCCGAGCTTCTTCAAAG GCATGTTCATGGAAAGAGAGTTCTTGTGGTGACTAACACCAGAGTTGCGCCGTTGTATTTGGAGAAAGTAGTTGATGCTTTAACGAAGGATAACCCAAACGTTACGGTTGAGAGCGTGATTTTGCCGGATGGGGAGAAGTACAAGGACATG GATACTCTTATGAAAGTGTTTGACAAGGCCATTGAGTCAAGACTGGACCGACGATGTACATTTGTTGCTCTCGGAGGCGGTGTGGTTGGTGACATGTGTGGCTATGCTGCTGCTTCTTTCCTTCGCGGTGTTAATTTCATTCAAATTCCAACAACTGTTATGGCTCAG GTTGATTCTTCTGTTGGGGGAAAAACTGGGATAAACCACCCTCTTGGGAAGAACTTGATAGGTGCTTTTTACCAACCCCAGTGTGTGCTTATCGACACAGACACACTTGATACGTTACCAGATAGGGAACTGGCATCAGGACTTGCCGAAGTCATTAAGTACGGACTTATTAGAGATGCAGAATTCTTTGAGTGGCAGGAGAGGAATATGGACGCATTAATAGCAAG GGATCCAAACGCTCTCGCTTATGCTATAAAGCGCTCATGTGAAAACAAGGCCGAGGTTGTGTCCTTGGATGAGAAGGAAGGTGGAGTGAGGGCGACTCTGAACTTGGGTCATACATTTGGCCAT GCAATAGAAACAGGGGTTGGCTATGGAAAGTGGTTCCATGGAGAAGCTGTTGCAGCTGGCATG ATCATGGCTGTTGATATGTCCTACCGCCTTGGTTGGATTGATGATTCACTTGTGAAGCGAGTTCACAACATTGTAAAACAGGCCAATCTACCTACAAGCCCTCCTGAGTCTGTGACCGTTGAGACGTTCAAAGCTGTGATGGCG GTTGATAAGAAGGTAGCTGATGGGTTGCTAAGGCTCATCCTTCTGAAAGGTCCTTTGGGAAATTGTGTTTTCACAGGTGACTATGATAGAAAGGCCCTGGACGAAACACTCCACGCATTTTGCAAGTCCTGA